From one Equus asinus isolate D_3611 breed Donkey chromosome 5, EquAss-T2T_v2, whole genome shotgun sequence genomic stretch:
- the TMEM69 gene encoding transmembrane protein 69 has product MLHFIKKFSQASSKMLKHPFTVGLGASRRIDTFSLKTCLQQNFSPLFPRTWLFPTFPVCMSKTQYYHTSPCSFKKKQKQAVVPARSPSTMTYLPDSPKPALYITLAGLIPFIAPPLVMVTTKTYIPLLAFTQMAYGASFLSFLGGIRWGFALPEGSPAKPDFLNLANSTAPVLFSWFAFLISERLSEAIVTVIIGLGIALHFELFLLPHYPSWFKALRIVVTSVAFLSFLITLLVKDIYPEKGPKRPGQAE; this is encoded by the exons ATGCTTCACTTCATCAAGAAGTTTTCTCAAGCATCTTCAAAG ATGCTGAAGCACCCCTTCACAGTCGGACTAGGTGCCAGCAGGAGAATAGATACGTTTTCTCTCAAGACATGTCTCCAGCAGaacttttcccctttgtttccaAGGACTTGGCTTTTCCCAACATTTCCAGTGTGTATGAGCAAGACACAATACTATCATACTTCCCCGTGCAGCTTTAAGAAGAAGCAGAAGCAAGCAGTAGTTCCAGCCAGGTCCCCGAGCACCATGACTTACCTGCCTGACAGCCCAAAGCCAGCATTATATATAACTCTGGCAGGACTAATCCCCTTCATTGCTCCACCACTGGTCATGGTGACGACAAAGACTTATATCCCCTTATTAGCTTTTACTCAGATGGCTTATGGAGCCAGTTTCCTGTCTTTCTTGGGAGGGATCAGGTGGGGTTTTGCTCTGCCAGAAGGTAGTCCAGCCAAACCAGACTTCCTCAATTTAGCTAACAGTACTgctcctgttttgttttcatggTTTGCCTTCCTTATTTCAGAAAGACTCAGTGAAGCTATAGTCACAGTAATAATAGGTTTGGGGATAGCATTACACTTTGAACTTTTTCTCTTGCCACATTATCCCAGTTGGTTCAAAGCCCTGAGGATAGTAGTCACTTCAGTggcttttttgtcatttttaatcaCTTTACTAGTTAAAGATATTTATCCAGAGAAAGGACCCAAGAGACCAGGTcaagcagaataa